In the Candida orthopsilosis Co 90-125, chromosome 7 draft sequence genome, CCATACTATATTCCCTACCGTATTAAATGCGTTTCCATTTCCGACAATACTTAGAGCTTCAATTGCTTTCCTAACTATTACCATTGCAAAAAACTCAATGTTGATACTAAATAGTTACCCTCAAGGTGCATTGCAAATTATCATTTCAATTGCAGGTGTTGATAACCTTACGCctctattttcaaattgccTATTCTTGCAACAGAACAGTAACTTGAAATAAGCTATCAATAACGTCATAGAAAAGAGGGCGAGCTATAAATACAACAACCGGGCAATAAAATTAGACAACTTGGATGATTGGAATAAATCAAACGAGGTTTACGAGACAGACTTCATGAGCGTGGAAGAGTTTCGGATATTTGATAACTATTGTGTGGGTGAGTGCATCAATGTGGAGACAATTTACAATTCAAGGATAGAATACGCAAATGATTTAATTGAGCTTCTGAGTCTACTTCCAGCTTTAAAGCCTAGCAATACAGCGAAACTacatttgtatttgaacTTTTTAAGCTGTTACTTTTCATTTGTCAATGTCACAGAGTTGCTTGGGTATgcaaatcatttgaaagaCCGATTAGTGGGCCTTTCAATACAAGCAAAGTCGTCGCCAGTGGGAATTAAAGGCAAAATAAATTTAGAGAACTTAAATAATGCAGAAATTTTAAGACTAAGTAGTTGCAATATAAATGGTTCATTTTTAAGTTGTCAGACGTTAAAAGAACTTTCCTTTGCACCGGAATATGCAGAAGGAGGCAACATCCTTGATTTACCACTAACATTAAAGAGATTTGACTATACTGATAGTGAAAACTATTCCTGTGAGGTACCATTTCTAGGAAAGGCTCAAATTCCCCTTCTCTCTCACATGTGTCTTTCAGGGTTGCTGATCATCTTTCAGAAAAATCAATACAGGATGCTTTTCATTCTATGACAAGTTCAGATAACGCAAGAATTCAATACTCGGGCTATTATGCTAATCAGTTTGTTGAGTTTCTTAATGAAGTTGcaagagaaaagaaattcaagttAAGTTTATTATGTATTGAaggaaatttttcactGCTGTTCGAGATATACTTCTCAGAACTGCTTCAGATTCTTGACTATGATACTGAAAAGTTATACCAGGTATTAATAAGGGTCCCCcctttgaagaaattgacaatgatACTTGGTGATGGTATAAATTTTAGTCATCTATTGAAATAAGCTCCCCTTGGTTTAGAATATATTGAGCTAGATTCCATTGGCGGATATTGGGGGTGATGAAATAATggattttgcaaattttgaaaagttaaAGTGTGTCAAGTTGGCTGATTCGAGATTAAGTGACATTGTCAACTTTGCATTCCCAGATTCACTTGatgttttggatttgtCTAAAAGTTATATTACTTCTATTGAAGGAGTCAAATTTCCGAAAATTTTAGTGAGTTTAAATCCAAGTTCAAATTTTCCTAGAAGCATTGCTGGGGTACAATTTCCCCCAACCCTAAGGAGACCCAACCTCAATATCATTCTAATAAATGCTGGCGATATCCAGAAGTCTAATCTTCACGAAAATTTTCACATTGAAACGTTGTACTTAGGAGGACAAGATAAAATTGACTTTTCTTGTTGCATGTTACTCGAGAATCTTCATAGCTTAAGTTTGTGCCATTGCATTGCATCAAATAGCTATCGTTTCGGacacaaattgaaaagtttacaAATAGAGTATTGTGACTATACAAATGGAATGAGCATCGGTGAATGttttaatttgaaatatttgtaCATTTAGGAAGAAGCATGGATACCCTTGACATAGAGTTTCCACATTCGCTAGAGGATATACAGTTAAATCTTGTTGGTCTTTTTGTAATCCCCACACATCTTGATCAGTTGATGAACCTACGTAACTTGTCGATTAGTGGAACCACAATCAAACGAGCTGCTATTAAATTTCACACCAACTCGCTCGAAACgttgaatttttcatgCAACCCAATAGAGGAGGTACTATTGTTACTCCCCGAAGGTGTAACCAATCTCAGACTGGTCACATTGTCTCATAATCAAATACTAATGATTTCGATGGAGTGCATAGGGCATAATACCAAAGCTTTGAACAGCAACTTGTATGACTTGGATGAAGACCAAATATCCAGTTTGATTTCGAATTTCCC is a window encoding:
- a CDS encoding Lmo1 h, with translation MDFANFEKLKCVKLADSRLSDIVNFAFPDSLDVLDLSKSYITSIEGVKFPKILVSLNPSSNFPRSIAGVQFPPTLRRPNLNIILINAGDIQKSNLHENFHIETLYLGGQDKIDFSCCMLLENLHSLSLCHCIASNSYRFGHKLKSLQIEYCDYTNGMSIGECFNLKYLYI